The DNA window ATAGCCGTAGGTGTTGTCGTCGATGCGCTGCAGCGCCGCGTCGATCTTGGAGATCAGCTTGCGCTGGCGATCGCGGGCGCGCAGTTCGATCGCGCGGTCGGTCTCGGACGATGCGCGATCGGCGAGATCGGGATGATTGACGTTCTCTTCCTGGAGCGTCTGCAGGGTGATCCGCGATTCCCGCAGGATCTCGTCCTTCCAGGCCAGCAGCTTGGCGCGGAAATAATCGCGCTGGCGATCGTTCATGAAAGGCTCTTTTTCGGAGGGTCGATAATTTTTCAACTTTTCCAAGGCCAGCCCACTTGCAGTACAAGGCGGTCGGAAAATGGTCCGTCCGCGCGCGCCTTATATAGCGGTGTCTTGTGACAGACAATATCGCCCGCCGGCGGGAAACCGGGCAGGACCGGGTTTCCCCTATGGAACCCGTGCGCCGGGTCAGCCCCGGGGGCTGCCGGGCCTAGAATTGACCGGCTTTGGCGAGCTCGACTTCGACCCGCAGCTCGATCTCGGACAATACCGCGTCCAGGCCGGGATCGCCGGAGGTGGATTTGAGGTTGGCGGCTGCGTCGCGCAGCCGACTTACCGTGGAAGCGTTCAGATTGCCGGACAACAGCCCGATCTTGAGGTCGTCGAGCACGTCGAGCGCGCCCTTGCCGCGCTGCACCGAACGCTTGCGGCGCTCGACCGGATCCTCGATGCCTTGCATGGCCAGCAGCGCATCGATATTGGCCGCCGCCTTGGGCGCCACGGCGGGGCGGACTTCGGCGCTCGGGGTCGCGTCCGGCAGCGCAAAGCCGCTCGAATTGGTTCGC is part of the Bradyrhizobium erythrophlei genome and encodes:
- the dksA gene encoding RNA polymerase-binding protein DksA; protein product: MNDRQRDYFRAKLLAWKDEILRESRITLQTLQEENVNHPDLADRASSETDRAIELRARDRQRKLISKIDAALQRIDDNTYGYCEETGEPISLKRLEARPIATLSVEAQERHEKREKVYRDE
- a CDS encoding flagellar assembly protein FliX; this encodes MRINGPNGTTLGSPTANTRRTNSSGFALPDATPSAEVRPAVAPKAAANIDALLAMQGIEDPVERRKRSVQRGKGALDVLDDLKIGLLSGNLNASTVSRLRDAAANLKSTSGDPGLDAVLSEIELRVEVELAKAGQF